One window of Thermocoleostomius sinensis A174 genomic DNA carries:
- a CDS encoding metallophosphoesterase: protein MHRLLSGKLSIERLTVHIDGLPASLQGTTLAQLSDLHFDGLRLSEALLAEAIAASNQAQPDLVMLTGDYVTDDPSPIHGLAQWLQKLQSRVGTFAVLGNHDIYSPRAKTEITTALMESGISVLWNQIAYPLGPELPIVGLADYWSKEFNPAPVMDNLDPAIPRIVLSHNPDSAVRLQPWRVDLQLSGHSHGGQIVIPGLGPFPTWYQTIRRYTPKGLRRWVPYMREDCHKVMRHWEWAQGFHRVGSNQLYVNRGLGTYYPGRLFCPPEVTIITLT from the coding sequence ATGCACAGACTGTTGTCAGGCAAGCTGAGCATTGAAAGGCTAACCGTTCACATAGATGGGCTTCCCGCATCCCTTCAGGGAACTACACTGGCACAACTTTCAGATTTACATTTTGATGGGTTGCGTTTGTCAGAGGCTCTACTCGCTGAGGCGATCGCTGCCAGCAATCAAGCTCAGCCTGACCTGGTCATGCTGACTGGGGATTATGTCACCGACGATCCTTCTCCCATTCACGGACTAGCTCAGTGGTTACAAAAGTTACAAAGTCGAGTTGGGACGTTTGCTGTCTTGGGGAACCATGACATTTACTCACCCCGGGCAAAGACAGAAATTACAACCGCCCTGATGGAAAGTGGAATTTCCGTATTGTGGAATCAAATTGCTTACCCTTTGGGCCCAGAGTTACCGATCGTCGGCTTGGCTGATTATTGGTCAAAAGAGTTCAATCCTGCCCCTGTAATGGATAATCTTGATCCGGCTATTCCTCGGATTGTATTGTCTCACAATCCCGATAGTGCTGTTCGGTTACAGCCTTGGCGTGTAGATCTACAGCTTTCAGGACACTCGCATGGAGGGCAAATCGTCATTCCTGGATTGGGCCCCTTTCCAACCTGGTATCAAACTATCCGTCGGTATACTCCTAAGGGTCTGCGCCGTTGGGTTCCCTACATGCGGGAAGATTGTCACAAGGTCATGCGCCATTGGGAGTGGGCGCAAGGCTTTCATCGAGTGGGAAGTAATCAACTGTATGTAAACCGGGGTCTGGGAACGTACTATCCGGGGCGGCTGTTTTGTCCGCCTGAGGTGACTATTATCACCTTAACTTAG